One window of the Pseudomonas sp. S04 genome contains the following:
- a CDS encoding alkaline phosphatase D family protein — translation MLKPTVGPIVGHTTFQHTRLFLRGAPVTNAWVFAGLRYRRTGDPNWSKVLFAELTTARDMSAVIALHDLASDTEYEYQAGWFNTGNTRPALETLDPLKLQWPRETYRFRTASSKACTPRSYIVGSCRYLRMTLGLPSAPAKGDRIFAAIKRLADTSSPAISALVMTGDQVYVDDMNLVAPDRDYPDILAKYRAAFSQPHIRALMASLPTYMILDDHEIEDNWPANAGGNDNSLYRNAMAAYEIYQASHGPAGEQPDDQPAHYWYQFAQGDIEWFVMDTRTRRNLSADDRRIIDADQEQAVLKWLIHSPARVKMLVTGVMLFPDSKSNDSDTWKAFPEQRLRILENIRLHKIRNVLIISGDVHGSLTSRLRHTADPDFEVQTIVSSPFCNSAWLPFAKSSSFILDQPLAKTAAGDYYLEWTSKVISQDNFAHLTVHTEHIRVEYRDTGGDLLYSVNLPLHPPPQTLPLVV, via the coding sequence ATGCTCAAGCCTACTGTCGGCCCGATTGTTGGCCATACCACCTTTCAACACACCCGCCTGTTTCTGCGAGGCGCCCCAGTGACCAACGCCTGGGTATTTGCCGGGCTGCGTTATCGCCGCACGGGCGATCCGAACTGGTCCAAAGTGCTCTTTGCCGAGTTGACGACGGCTCGCGACATGTCGGCGGTGATCGCGCTGCATGACCTCGCCAGCGATACCGAGTATGAGTACCAGGCAGGCTGGTTCAATACGGGCAATACCCGACCAGCCCTGGAAACCCTTGACCCGTTAAAACTGCAATGGCCCCGGGAAACCTACCGCTTTCGCACCGCCTCCAGCAAAGCCTGCACCCCCCGCAGCTACATCGTCGGCTCGTGCCGCTACCTGCGCATGACCCTGGGTCTCCCGTCAGCGCCCGCCAAGGGCGACCGGATCTTTGCGGCGATCAAGCGGCTGGCAGACACCTCCTCGCCAGCGATCAGCGCCCTGGTGATGACCGGTGACCAGGTGTATGTGGACGACATGAACCTCGTCGCCCCGGACCGCGATTACCCGGATATTCTCGCCAAGTACCGCGCGGCTTTTTCTCAGCCCCATATTCGGGCGCTAATGGCCTCATTGCCGACCTACATGATTCTCGACGACCACGAAATAGAGGATAACTGGCCCGCCAACGCCGGTGGCAACGACAACAGCCTGTATCGCAACGCGATGGCCGCGTACGAAATCTATCAAGCCAGTCATGGTCCGGCTGGCGAGCAACCCGATGACCAGCCGGCACATTACTGGTACCAATTTGCCCAGGGGGACATCGAGTGGTTTGTCATGGACACCCGAACCCGACGCAACCTCTCGGCCGACGACCGACGCATCATCGATGCCGATCAAGAGCAAGCGGTGCTCAAGTGGCTGATCCACAGCCCGGCGCGGGTCAAAATGCTGGTCACCGGCGTGATGCTGTTCCCGGACAGTAAAAGCAATGACAGTGACACCTGGAAAGCCTTCCCCGAACAGCGCTTGCGCATCCTCGAAAACATCCGCCTGCACAAGATCAGGAATGTGCTGATCATCTCGGGTGACGTCCACGGCTCACTCACCTCGCGCCTACGTCACACAGCAGACCCGGACTTCGAGGTGCAGACCATCGTCTCGTCACCGTTTTGCAACAGCGCCTGGCTGCCCTTTGCCAAGTCCTCGTCGTTCATCCTTGACCAGCCGCTGGCGAAAACCGCTGCCGGCGACTATTACCTCGAATGGACAAGCAAGGTGATCAGCCAGGACAACTTCGCACACCTGACGGTGCACACCGAGCATATTCGCGTGGAGTACCGCGACACGGGTGGCGACCTGTTGTATTCGGTAAACCTTCCCCTGCACCCTCCCCCCCAGACTCTGCCACTTGTTGTGTAG